One Turneriella parva DSM 21527 genomic region harbors:
- a CDS encoding oligopeptide/dipeptide ABC transporter ATP-binding protein — MISVQEISKNFSVKKGFFSRERMTVKALQNVSLEIKENEVLGLVGESGSGKSTLARVLMGLYRPDAGHFIFDGKDSRTMNVNDWQELRRNLGIVFQDPASSMNPWMTVEQIVSEPIVIRKKLLRMSRAARRDRVAEILAATGLTAEQMPKKIHEFSGGQRQRIAIARALVLKPRYLILDEPISALDVSIQAQILNLLTDLRREYRFAALFITHDLSVVRWFSDRVAVMYLGRIVEAASAEYIFEKSRHPYTRALAKSKLDTDFRSRDFYALPGEIPSPVNQPPGCPFAPRCENIVDDCSREFPSQRTGVTALDTYACYNPVVA, encoded by the coding sequence ATGATATCCGTACAGGAAATTTCAAAAAACTTTTCGGTCAAAAAAGGTTTCTTTTCGCGCGAGCGCATGACCGTTAAGGCGTTGCAAAACGTTTCGCTCGAGATCAAAGAAAACGAAGTACTGGGCCTGGTCGGCGAATCAGGCAGCGGTAAGAGCACACTCGCACGCGTGCTGATGGGGCTTTACCGTCCCGATGCGGGCCATTTCATCTTTGACGGCAAAGACAGCCGCACGATGAATGTTAACGATTGGCAAGAGCTGCGCCGCAACCTCGGCATTGTGTTTCAAGACCCCGCCTCGTCGATGAACCCGTGGATGACGGTTGAGCAGATCGTCTCAGAACCGATTGTTATTCGCAAAAAACTGCTGCGAATGTCGCGCGCGGCGCGCCGAGACCGGGTCGCCGAAATTCTCGCGGCAACGGGTCTGACTGCAGAGCAGATGCCGAAAAAGATTCATGAATTCAGCGGCGGGCAGCGGCAGCGCATCGCGATTGCCCGCGCGCTTGTCTTGAAACCGCGTTATCTGATTCTTGATGAACCCATCAGCGCACTCGACGTTTCGATTCAGGCGCAGATTCTGAATCTGCTGACCGATTTGCGAAGAGAATACCGTTTTGCGGCACTCTTTATCACGCACGACCTTTCGGTGGTGCGCTGGTTTTCAGATCGTGTCGCGGTCATGTACCTGGGGCGCATCGTCGAGGCGGCTTCGGCAGAATACATATTCGAGAAGAGCCGGCACCCCTATACGCGCGCTCTGGCAAAAAGTAAACTCGATACCGATTTTCGCAGCCGCGACTTTTACGCCCTGCCGGGTGAAATACCTTCGCCTGTCAACCAGCCCCCGGGCTGCCCGTTTGCCCCGCGCTGCGAAAATATCGTCGATGACTGCAGCAGAGAGTTTCCGTCACAGCGTACAGGCGTTACCGCACTCGACACCTATGCCTGTTATAACCCGGTGGTAGCATGA
- the upp gene encoding uracil phosphoribosyltransferase — translation MKTIDYTKHALLQTKITLLRDKKTPYTLFARTMNEISTIMCALISAELAVQKTTVLTPLMKAAGTKLKRPIVLVPILRAGLGLLEGFRQLIPEASVGHVGVERDHVSLRPRFYYYKTPALKDAEVWVLDPMLATGGSLDFTLGKLKEHKPAMIRAISVLAAPEGLRHVEKAHSDVQIYAAAIDNKLNNKGYILPGLGDAGDRYFNS, via the coding sequence ATGAAAACAATCGATTACACAAAGCACGCCCTGTTGCAGACGAAAATTACGCTGCTGAGAGATAAGAAGACGCCCTACACGCTGTTTGCGCGCACGATGAATGAAATCAGCACAATCATGTGCGCGTTGATTTCGGCCGAGCTTGCCGTGCAGAAGACGACGGTGCTGACGCCCCTGATGAAAGCTGCCGGCACGAAGCTCAAACGCCCGATAGTGCTCGTGCCGATTCTGCGCGCAGGCCTCGGGCTGCTCGAAGGCTTCAGGCAACTGATACCCGAGGCCTCGGTTGGGCATGTTGGCGTCGAACGCGATCACGTAAGCCTGAGGCCCAGATTCTATTATTACAAGACACCGGCACTGAAAGATGCCGAGGTTTGGGTGCTCGACCCGATGTTGGCAACCGGCGGCTCACTCGATTTTACGCTGGGTAAGCTCAAAGAACACAAGCCGGCAATGATTCGTGCGATCAGCGTGCTCGCCGCCCCAGAGGGTTTGCGGCATGTAGAGAAGGCGCACAGCGATGTGCAGATCTACGCCGCGGCAATTGACAACAAGCTCAACAATAAAGGGTATATTTTGCCGGGCCTCGGCGACGCCGGTGACCGGTATTTCAACAGCTGA
- a CDS encoding flagellar filament outer layer protein FlaA, whose amino-acid sequence MLATCLFAADAPHSFWYGQTADDVTVFRLVTDFQLKTIQPDRNYLHQVSARITAVHPTNEKDGNAKEAFLTDWQLVQKTEQLAGKPATAFGAQSTEYRWNVERPGKDVLYLKPRRELFLPDRNRVFSFYARGAQHAHQIFALFRGPNGLQQEIFICSLDFTGWKRFEVVIPPYLRARNPLKQNRFELYFKGLKIQSHFRDQPGMSVFNLAQMVIMADTSDKKIPGADMPMDF is encoded by the coding sequence GTGCTCGCAACTTGCCTCTTTGCCGCCGATGCACCCCATTCGTTCTGGTATGGTCAGACGGCCGATGACGTCACCGTCTTTAGGCTGGTGACCGATTTTCAACTCAAAACCATACAACCCGACAGAAATTATCTGCACCAGGTTAGCGCCCGCATAACGGCGGTACATCCGACGAATGAAAAAGACGGCAATGCCAAAGAAGCCTTTCTCACCGATTGGCAGCTTGTGCAAAAAACCGAGCAGCTCGCGGGCAAACCGGCGACTGCGTTCGGCGCGCAATCGACCGAATACCGCTGGAACGTCGAACGCCCGGGCAAAGATGTTCTATACCTTAAGCCGCGCCGCGAACTATTTCTGCCCGACCGCAACCGGGTCTTTTCATTCTATGCCCGTGGGGCGCAGCACGCGCACCAGATCTTCGCTTTGTTTCGCGGCCCCAATGGCCTGCAGCAAGAAATCTTCATCTGCTCGCTCGACTTCACCGGCTGGAAAAGATTCGAAGTCGTGATACCACCCTATTTGCGCGCCAGAAACCCGCTCAAACAAAACCGCTTCGAGCTCTACTTTAAGGGATTAAAAATACAAAGCCATTTCAGAGACCAACCGGGAATGTCGGTCTTCAATCTCGCGCAAATGGTGATTATGGCAGACACCTCTGACAAAAAAATACCGGGCGCAGACATGCCCATGGATTTCTGA
- the lpxK gene encoding tetraacyldisaccharide 4'-kinase gives MNPLEKLYSFGDRLNKRLTKSMRIQGARVLSVGNITTGGTGKTPATIYFSKLLRAEFPNQAVLSRGYGGKLAHQTNLLSDGYRLHLTSDESGDEPYLMAVNLPGVKVAVGRNRLKNAQRLVKEFGTNFFLLDDGFQHYRIGRDADVVLIDATNPFGSGRLLPQGILREPVANLARAHAIVLTKTDLVSSSDLDDLKEKVLGLSGLSHIFTSRHAVKGLVQIPHDYTPQVMPKTVATDILKHETVWALSAIANSRAFEEMLRRAGAENVEQISFRDHHDFSDRDIEMVLTRVRPYDLVVTTEKDYVRLRKHMPRLAGLRQFYYLKIEFEIMDNEILLKEGLKARLLHSA, from the coding sequence ATGAATCCCCTCGAAAAGCTTTATTCATTCGGCGATCGCTTAAATAAGCGCCTCACCAAGAGCATGCGCATTCAGGGCGCGAGGGTTCTTTCGGTCGGCAACATCACGACGGGTGGCACCGGAAAAACGCCTGCAACAATTTATTTCAGCAAGTTATTGCGCGCTGAGTTTCCGAACCAGGCGGTGCTGAGTCGCGGTTATGGCGGCAAGCTGGCGCACCAGACGAATCTGCTCTCTGACGGCTACCGGCTGCATCTGACGAGCGACGAATCGGGCGATGAACCCTACCTGATGGCGGTCAATCTGCCGGGTGTCAAGGTGGCCGTGGGCCGCAACCGGCTCAAGAATGCGCAGCGGCTGGTTAAAGAATTCGGCACCAATTTCTTTCTGCTCGACGATGGTTTTCAGCATTACCGCATTGGCCGCGATGCCGATGTCGTGTTGATAGACGCGACGAATCCGTTCGGCAGCGGCCGGCTCTTGCCACAGGGCATCTTGCGCGAACCCGTCGCCAACCTGGCACGTGCGCATGCGATTGTGCTGACCAAAACAGATCTCGTTAGCAGTTCTGATCTCGACGATCTCAAAGAAAAGGTGCTTGGGCTTTCTGGCCTCTCGCATATTTTTACCAGCCGGCACGCGGTGAAGGGGCTCGTGCAGATACCGCACGACTATACTCCACAGGTTATGCCTAAGACCGTGGCGACTGACATATTAAAACACGAAACCGTTTGGGCACTTTCGGCGATCGCGAACAGCCGTGCTTTTGAAGAGATGCTGCGCCGTGCCGGTGCTGAAAATGTCGAGCAGATCAGTTTTCGCGATCACCATGACTTCTCTGACCGGGATATCGAAATGGTTCTGACCAGGGTGCGCCCATACGATCTGGTCGTGACGACCGAAAAAGACTATGTGCGCCTGCGCAAGCACATGCCCCGTCTTGCAGGCTTAAGGCAGTTCTATTATCTGAAAATCGAGTTTGAGATTATGGATAACGAAATTTTGCTCAAAGAGGGACTCAAGGCCCGGCTGTTGCATTCGGCCTGA
- a CDS encoding YicC family protein produces the protein MQSMTGYGESHFSAEGVQIVCAARSLNSRFLDIELKFPEELAWFRAHAEDIIRARIGRGRVEVSLMSAAPLPADYTFNTDILAQYEKFLASKLGKKKVTLDAREYLHLPGFIERRVKNWRSYQTKFDFHLLRALIKMQRARIAEGRRTTRACLTHLRYLARVQRRIAVLHSQSHRKKLIAVRHRIYTDFFGTPPGDAGLTPNTGRGRGSAEHSRSVRDKVHVANLIWNERKEDILRSVHHDVSEEISRIGMHITRMLEIFKKQESAGRELEFFLQELQREANTIGAKAQDAEINSLTVIMKTEIERLREQVRNLE, from the coding sequence ATGCAGAGCATGACAGGTTATGGCGAGAGCCATTTTAGCGCCGAAGGTGTACAAATTGTTTGCGCGGCACGAAGCCTCAACAGCCGGTTTCTCGATATCGAGTTAAAGTTTCCCGAAGAGCTCGCGTGGTTCAGAGCACACGCTGAAGATATTATTCGCGCCCGCATCGGCCGGGGGCGAGTTGAAGTTTCGCTGATGAGCGCGGCACCTCTGCCGGCGGACTATACTTTCAATACAGACATTCTGGCCCAATACGAGAAATTTCTTGCCTCGAAGCTCGGTAAGAAAAAAGTCACGCTCGATGCACGGGAATATCTGCATCTGCCGGGTTTTATCGAGCGGCGTGTCAAGAACTGGCGAAGCTACCAGACAAAATTTGACTTTCATCTGCTACGCGCGCTGATAAAAATGCAGCGCGCGCGCATCGCCGAGGGTCGGCGCACGACCCGCGCTTGTCTGACGCACCTGCGTTACCTCGCACGCGTGCAGCGGCGAATCGCCGTTCTGCATTCGCAGTCGCATCGCAAGAAGCTGATCGCCGTCAGGCACCGCATCTACACCGATTTTTTCGGAACTCCGCCGGGTGACGCCGGGCTTACACCGAATACCGGGCGGGGGCGAGGTTCGGCCGAACATTCACGATCGGTTCGCGATAAGGTGCATGTTGCCAATCTGATCTGGAACGAGCGTAAAGAGGATATTTTACGTTCTGTGCACCACGACGTGAGCGAAGAGATCAGCCGCATCGGTATGCACATTACGCGCATGCTTGAAATTTTTAAGAAACAAGAAAGCGCCGGGCGGGAGCTTGAGTTCTTCTTGCAAGAGCTGCAGCGCGAGGCAAACACCATCGGGGCCAAGGCACAAGACGCCGAGATCAATTCGCTCACCGTCATCATGAAGACTGAAATCGAACGCCTGCGCGAACAAGTACGCAATTTGGAGTAA
- a CDS encoding DUF370 domain-containing protein, whose protein sequence is MKLLHVGFSNSVAIDKIVAIITPETAVAKRLRDQGRENNNLIDCTMGRKLRSMVLTDSEFIFLSAMRPEALTQRLERPAASGEEEAVED, encoded by the coding sequence GTGAAGTTATTGCACGTCGGCTTTTCGAACAGCGTTGCGATCGATAAGATCGTCGCGATCATCACCCCCGAGACTGCAGTTGCCAAGAGATTGCGTGATCAAGGGCGCGAAAATAACAACCTTATCGACTGCACCATGGGCCGCAAGCTGCGCTCGATGGTCTTGACCGACAGCGAGTTTATTTTTCTTTCGGCGATGCGCCCAGAAGCGCTGACCCAACGCCTCGAAAGGCCAGCTGCTTCAGGCGAAGAAGAAGCGGTAGAAGATTAA
- a CDS encoding DUF2339 domain-containing protein — protein MDQAQLENLEKKLGSLETEVFKLRSELERAKRGAGAPVQAIAQPAAKAVATAEQTRPAAAPLSTPKATPSAAAPAEGDSFSWEWLIGGNIIGKIGIVTLIVSTALFMVYALDQGWLSEWVRLLMLQAAFGALGFLSYRLYKKEYRYIPEILAITALAANTIAIYSAHFIYHFLSRSETMAMMFFLMALSLAFARRIRSTALAVILFAGFFALPVIHSTGVNEPVAYCTYLFAVNALFFLLQQFRQSPQAMWVILAGNALSIFGWVGTYNQYALTAVVFCALTLAMLLYTAHTAEWAEKIRDFFHPASVISLNVVYAAMISSVLSANKDFTREIYAIAVLCQAALNLVVLQFAAARRYHLSAASLIVLLLLATGIATLIDGPAQRLSIAVLLTAALYFSGRANDSLLYFGAIIANGINLISLFSSLSHSRDAWFLLNFQAVGFFFYAAASIWLRAKSIWPLQFNFGPVLTGVALLTSFVGIISELQRIVTGKDARLLMVTLVFAAYALVLLFTGFKYRKVWFRQAGLFFMGLAIAKFYLVDIWQWDKSIRILAGIIMGGGLVLVSFYYEKFRSKFKELGLVLLIGGAVLSGGSVEAAEKFKPNRFKFVKDLQLASDSVGENRYGRVLVDAELYRTAGENDLRLVYDGKLIPYARQTYKTGEDRKVEKEIPVSSLLTSVDGENNSIFVFENKDRVRANNLKLSFKEADFSREVQIYHRPGKFDTKNLVKTQTITKKAGKPEQHTIDFEQLSGEIQVHIRNDDDEPLTLAQFITVSDKEYLAFRIPEKFSSEKKTLQLYYGAEYAQKPRYDINDAVAGGTEYAEFSLATGKPNPAFKLTLFDPPYSIWLFRVVFWLLLLLIAWQMYAVYRREKLQAGSH, from the coding sequence ATGGATCAGGCGCAGCTTGAAAATCTTGAAAAGAAACTGGGTTCGCTCGAAACCGAAGTCTTCAAACTTCGTTCTGAGCTTGAGCGGGCAAAGCGTGGCGCTGGCGCTCCGGTGCAGGCAATCGCGCAGCCCGCCGCAAAGGCTGTAGCAACGGCTGAGCAAACCAGGCCAGCAGCAGCGCCCCTCAGTACCCCAAAGGCGACACCAAGCGCTGCTGCACCAGCAGAGGGCGACAGCTTCTCATGGGAATGGCTGATCGGCGGTAATATCATCGGTAAAATCGGCATCGTCACCCTCATTGTTTCGACCGCGCTATTTATGGTCTATGCGCTCGACCAGGGCTGGCTCAGCGAATGGGTGCGGTTGCTGATGCTGCAGGCGGCGTTCGGTGCACTCGGTTTCTTGAGTTACCGGCTCTATAAGAAAGAATACCGCTACATACCCGAGATACTGGCGATTACTGCGCTCGCTGCCAACACGATAGCGATCTATTCTGCGCATTTCATATACCACTTTCTCAGCCGCAGCGAAACCATGGCGATGATGTTTTTTCTCATGGCGCTCTCGCTTGCCTTCGCCAGACGCATACGGTCGACGGCGCTCGCCGTAATACTCTTTGCCGGCTTCTTCGCGTTGCCCGTCATTCATTCAACCGGCGTCAATGAGCCTGTTGCTTACTGCACCTATCTTTTCGCGGTCAATGCGCTCTTCTTCTTGCTGCAACAGTTTCGCCAGTCGCCCCAGGCGATGTGGGTCATTCTTGCCGGCAATGCCCTGAGTATTTTTGGCTGGGTCGGCACCTACAATCAATACGCGCTGACCGCGGTCGTCTTTTGCGCACTGACTCTGGCGATGCTGCTCTATACTGCACACACCGCCGAATGGGCAGAGAAAATCAGAGATTTTTTTCACCCGGCTTCGGTTATCAGCCTAAACGTCGTCTATGCGGCGATGATCTCGTCGGTGCTTTCGGCCAATAAAGATTTTACCCGCGAAATTTATGCGATTGCTGTGTTGTGCCAGGCGGCGCTGAATCTCGTCGTGCTGCAGTTTGCCGCCGCCAGGCGCTACCATCTGTCGGCCGCGAGCCTCATTGTGCTGCTGCTCCTGGCCACCGGCATTGCGACGTTGATCGACGGCCCCGCGCAAAGGCTGAGCATCGCGGTATTACTCACAGCTGCGCTCTACTTCAGCGGCCGCGCCAATGATTCGCTGCTTTACTTCGGCGCAATCATCGCCAACGGCATTAACCTGATATCTCTTTTTTCATCTCTCTCTCACTCAAGAGACGCATGGTTCTTGCTGAACTTTCAGGCGGTCGGGTTCTTTTTCTACGCCGCAGCGAGTATTTGGCTTCGCGCAAAATCTATCTGGCCGCTGCAATTCAACTTCGGCCCGGTTCTGACCGGCGTTGCCCTGCTGACCTCTTTCGTCGGCATCATCTCAGAATTGCAGCGTATCGTAACAGGCAAAGACGCGCGACTGCTCATGGTCACGCTTGTTTTTGCTGCGTATGCCCTCGTGCTGCTTTTTACAGGTTTCAAGTACAGAAAGGTCTGGTTTCGCCAGGCGGGCCTTTTCTTCATGGGTTTGGCGATTGCAAAATTCTATCTGGTCGATATCTGGCAATGGGATAAATCGATTCGCATTCTTGCCGGTATCATCATGGGAGGGGGACTCGTGCTGGTTAGTTTCTACTATGAAAAATTCCGCAGCAAGTTCAAAGAACTTGGACTCGTGCTGCTCATCGGTGGCGCCGTGCTTTCTGGCGGCAGTGTCGAGGCGGCTGAAAAATTCAAGCCCAACCGCTTCAAATTCGTGAAAGACCTGCAGCTTGCCTCAGACAGCGTGGGCGAAAACCGCTACGGCCGGGTTCTCGTCGATGCGGAGCTCTACCGCACTGCGGGTGAAAACGATCTGAGGCTGGTCTACGACGGCAAATTGATCCCTTACGCGCGGCAGACATACAAGACGGGCGAAGACCGAAAGGTCGAGAAAGAAATTCCCGTGTCGTCGCTGCTGACCTCGGTCGACGGCGAGAACAACTCCATTTTCGTTTTCGAAAACAAAGACCGGGTTCGGGCCAACAACCTGAAGCTCAGCTTCAAAGAAGCAGATTTCAGCCGCGAAGTGCAGATCTACCACCGCCCCGGCAAGTTCGACACGAAGAACCTCGTGAAAACGCAGACGATCACCAAGAAAGCCGGCAAACCGGAGCAGCATACGATCGATTTCGAACAGCTTTCTGGTGAAATTCAGGTGCACATACGCAACGACGACGATGAACCTTTGACGCTGGCGCAGTTTATCACAGTGTCAGACAAAGAATACCTGGCGTTTCGAATTCCTGAAAAGTTTTCAAGCGAAAAAAAGACGCTGCAGCTTTATTACGGCGCCGAATATGCGCAAAAGCCACGTTACGACATCAATGATGCAGTTGCTGGCGGTACCGAATATGCAGAATTTAGTCTGGCAACTGGTAAACCCAACCCGGCCTTTAAACTGACGTTGTTCGACCCCCCTTATTCGATCTGGCTTTTCAGGGTGGTTTTCTGGCTGCTGTTGTTATTGATCGCCTGGCAAATGTACGCCGTCTACCGCCGAGAGAAGCTGCAGGCCGGGAGTCACTAG
- a CDS encoding crossover junction endodeoxyribonuclease RuvC: MGLKFLGLDPGYARMGYGLIEVEGNRAGFCDAGVVETSPKQAEGHRLALLQDFMRTLFAKHEIEHAGLEQVFLRRDLTTGIRLSEARGVIVMNLYLAKIPYSEISPTSMKKSITGSGTAQKKTLQLMTAKLLNLPAQMKIDDAADGLGLAFCAWLRWQALQLKLKTQRP, from the coding sequence ATGGGTTTGAAATTTCTTGGTCTCGACCCGGGTTACGCGCGTATGGGCTACGGTCTCATCGAGGTCGAAGGTAATCGCGCCGGCTTCTGCGACGCAGGTGTTGTCGAAACAAGCCCGAAACAGGCAGAAGGCCATCGGCTCGCCCTCTTGCAGGATTTCATGCGTACTCTCTTCGCGAAACACGAGATTGAGCATGCAGGCCTCGAACAGGTTTTTTTGCGCCGTGATCTGACAACAGGCATTCGCCTTTCTGAAGCCCGCGGCGTGATTGTGATGAACCTCTACCTGGCGAAGATACCCTACTCTGAAATTTCTCCCACGTCGATGAAAAAATCGATCACTGGTTCGGGCACCGCGCAGAAAAAGACGCTGCAGCTGATGACTGCGAAGCTGCTGAACCTGCCCGCGCAGATGAAAATAGACGACGCGGCCGATGGGCTGGGGCTCGCATTCTGTGCCTGGCTCAGATGGCAGGCATTGCAGCTGAAACTCAAAACCCAGCGGCCTTAA
- a CDS encoding 2,3-bisphosphoglycerate-dependent phosphoglycerate mutase, whose amino-acid sequence MAKLVLIRHGQSLWNLHNLFTGWVDVPLSAQGVQEAIAAGKRLSHEKFDIIYTSTLIRAITTAMIVMSENLEGKVPILQKENAEKPGDWFKIYSPASEANSIPVYSAWQLNERMYGELQGMNKEETAKKFGDAQVKIWRRSYDVPPPQGESLKDTAARSIPWFEKNIEPKLKEGKNILVAAHGNSLRSIIMHLEKLTEAQVLELELKTGEPVVFNAERGTIVRSAG is encoded by the coding sequence ATGGCAAAACTCGTCTTGATTCGCCACGGCCAGTCGCTGTGGAACCTGCACAACCTCTTCACCGGATGGGTCGACGTGCCACTCTCAGCACAGGGCGTTCAAGAGGCGATTGCCGCAGGCAAGCGACTCTCACACGAAAAATTCGATATCATTTATACATCCACCCTGATACGCGCCATCACGACTGCGATGATTGTCATGTCTGAAAACCTGGAGGGCAAAGTGCCGATTCTGCAAAAAGAAAACGCAGAAAAACCCGGCGACTGGTTCAAGATCTATTCACCCGCTTCTGAGGCGAACAGCATTCCCGTCTATTCAGCGTGGCAGCTCAACGAGCGCATGTACGGTGAACTGCAGGGAATGAATAAAGAAGAAACAGCGAAGAAGTTTGGCGATGCGCAGGTGAAAATCTGGAGGCGCAGCTACGACGTTCCGCCACCGCAGGGTGAGTCGCTGAAAGACACTGCTGCGCGCTCGATACCCTGGTTTGAAAAAAACATCGAGCCGAAGCTGAAAGAAGGCAAGAATATTCTCGTCGCCGCGCATGGCAATAGTTTGCGCTCAATCATCATGCACCTTGAAAAGCTGACCGAAGCTCAGGTGCTCGAACTCGAACTCAAAACCGGTGAGCCGGTGGTGTTCAACGCCGAGCGCGGCACGATCGTGCGGAGCGCCGGCTAA
- a CDS encoding NAD(P)/FAD-dependent oxidoreductase, protein MTAQPTALVVGSGPAGLMAATVLAEGGAAVVLCEKQKAMGRKLLIAGGSGLNISSALPLPDFLRSFEGPEIDWHKLFGKFSVRDWLEFLANLGLKTFKGTSDRYFVEELKATNLVKRWLALLQRRQVQFKTECEVVALRREIDSTYVVQLASGEELRVSAVVFALGGASWLPQGASADWQKMLAAAGIQQVPFASANCGFSVDWKPEFLSEVGRQPLKNIELQTRKGSRKGDLMITDYGIEGTPVYAVGETGIGFLDLKSDLTAAAIAARLGSAAENLAPLRRAVKVLKLDAVRSALLFHHAPAGVLASTESIAAAIKKFPLLLKEARPLTEAISSRGGIALIEVDENFMLKKMPGVFVAGEMLDWHAPTGGFLIQACVSQGYVAAHAALSFCQHPSI, encoded by the coding sequence GTGACGGCGCAGCCGACCGCGCTTGTGGTCGGTTCGGGCCCGGCAGGCCTCATGGCAGCAACCGTGCTGGCCGAAGGCGGGGCGGCGGTTGTGCTGTGCGAAAAGCAAAAAGCCATGGGGCGAAAACTACTGATTGCCGGGGGCTCGGGGCTCAACATTTCGAGCGCCTTGCCGTTGCCCGATTTTCTGCGCTCTTTCGAGGGACCAGAAATTGACTGGCATAAGCTCTTCGGGAAATTCTCAGTGCGCGATTGGTTAGAATTTCTCGCGAACCTCGGGTTGAAGACCTTTAAGGGTACGAGCGATCGCTATTTCGTTGAAGAGCTGAAAGCCACCAATCTGGTGAAGCGCTGGCTGGCCTTGCTCCAGCGGCGGCAGGTACAGTTCAAGACCGAATGCGAAGTTGTCGCTCTGCGCCGTGAAATAGATTCCACATACGTTGTGCAGCTGGCTTCGGGTGAAGAGTTAAGGGTTTCTGCAGTCGTCTTTGCTCTCGGGGGTGCGAGTTGGTTGCCGCAGGGAGCATCGGCTGATTGGCAGAAGATGCTTGCCGCGGCGGGTATTCAACAAGTACCCTTTGCATCCGCAAATTGTGGATTTTCAGTCGATTGGAAACCTGAGTTTCTCAGCGAGGTTGGCAGGCAGCCGCTCAAGAATATCGAGCTGCAGACGAGAAAAGGCAGCCGAAAAGGTGACCTCATGATCACCGACTACGGTATCGAGGGCACACCGGTCTACGCGGTGGGCGAGACTGGCATTGGGTTTCTCGACCTGAAGAGCGACCTGACGGCGGCCGCGATCGCAGCGCGCCTCGGCTCGGCTGCAGAAAATCTCGCACCTCTCAGGCGCGCGGTGAAGGTTTTAAAACTCGATGCCGTGCGCAGCGCATTGCTGTTTCACCACGCGCCCGCTGGGGTATTGGCTTCGACTGAGTCCATCGCCGCCGCAATCAAAAAATTTCCGTTGTTGTTGAAAGAGGCGCGGCCGCTCACTGAAGCAATCTCTTCAAGGGGAGGCATTGCGCTCATCGAAGTCGACGAAAACTTCATGCTGAAAAAGATGCCCGGAGTTTTCGTGGCGGGCGAAATGCTCGACTGGCATGCCCCCACGGGAGGGTTTCTGATTCAGGCGTGCGTCTCGCAGGGGTACGTTGCCGCGCATGCTGCGCTGAGTTTCTGCCAACACCCATCTATATGA
- a CDS encoding NAD(P)-dependent oxidoreductase → MITILGTGLLGSAFARASLRRGEQLGVWNRTLDRAAQLGKEGAKVFIDAGDAVRGAERIHMVLSDDVAVESVIKTILPALGKGALLVDHTTTSVAGAVARTEKLAAIGVFYQHAPVFMSPQNALDAAGVMLLSGDKNRFAALSPVLTPMTGKLAWLGPEPGRAAAMKLAGNLMLMAVTAGLADVARFLKSEDFSPADFLQLLEHFDPGASVKPRAGRMFSGSFENPSWELKMARKDARLIADASTSATEALRFLPAIAAEMDRYIEKGFGDKDWTVMGHDLADL, encoded by the coding sequence ATGATCACGATTCTCGGTACGGGCCTTCTAGGTTCGGCTTTTGCGCGCGCATCGCTCAGGCGCGGTGAACAATTGGGCGTCTGGAACCGCACACTCGACCGCGCTGCACAGCTCGGCAAAGAAGGCGCAAAGGTGTTTATCGACGCAGGCGACGCAGTGCGCGGCGCCGAGCGTATTCACATGGTGCTCTCTGATGACGTAGCTGTCGAATCTGTGATCAAGACGATTCTGCCCGCTCTCGGCAAAGGCGCGCTGCTCGTCGACCACACGACAACATCCGTTGCAGGCGCGGTTGCCCGAACAGAGAAGCTCGCAGCGATCGGCGTCTTTTACCAGCATGCGCCGGTCTTCATGTCACCGCAAAATGCCCTCGATGCGGCCGGCGTCATGCTGCTGTCGGGCGACAAGAATCGTTTCGCAGCGCTTTCGCCGGTGCTCACACCGATGACGGGCAAACTGGCATGGCTTGGCCCCGAGCCTGGCCGCGCAGCAGCCATGAAACTTGCAGGCAATCTGATGCTGATGGCGGTGACGGCGGGTCTTGCCGATGTGGCGCGATTCTTGAAAAGTGAGGATTTCTCACCTGCTGATTTTTTGCAACTGCTTGAGCACTTCGACCCTGGTGCCAGCGTGAAGCCGCGCGCTGGTCGCATGTTCAGCGGCAGTTTCGAGAATCCGTCATGGGAGCTGAAGATGGCGCGCAAAGATGCAAGGCTCATTGCCGATGCGAGCACCTCTGCCACCGAAGCCCTGCGCTTCTTGCCCGCCATCGCCGCAGAAATGGACCGTTATATTGAAAAGGGATTCGGCGACAAAGACTGGACAGTCATGGGCCATGACCTGGCCGATCTATAA